From Candidatus Methanomethylophilaceae archaeon:
AGGATACCGCGGCTTTCTGGAGCTTCAGCGTATAGTCGGTGGAGCCGGAGCCGGCGAGCTCGTTGATAAGCACCGCGCGACCGATGCCGACCATGGGCATCATGTACATGAACACCAGGATGACGGTTATACCTCCGACCCACTGGGTAAAGGACCTCCAAACCATCAGCGACACCGGCATAGCGGTCGGATCGGGTATTATGGATGCGCCGGTGGTCGTGAAACCGCTTACCGATTCGAACATGGAATCGAGAAGAGGAAGACCGTACAGAGCATACGGGATCGTCCCGATAACGAAAAGCGTCAGCCAAGCCAGAGCTATCAGCAAAAGACCGTTTACCGGCTTGAAGCTCTCCGAATCCCTGAAAAGGACGAACTGCAGACCCCCCATCGTAATGAGGATGGGAACCGGAGTCAGGAATGGGGCGTAATCCTCGCCCAGAATAGCGGCCATGCCTGTCGGCAGCAACAGGCATATGCCAAGCAGGAGCTCTATCGAACCGAGATATTTGACAGTGGTGCTGGACCATACCGCAAAGTCCCTGAAATCGATTCTCCGCACGGTTTCACAACTCAGGCAGGGATATTTTCCCGAATGTGTTCTTAAGCTCGGCTTCGTTGGTCGCGGTGGTGAAAACCACCATCTTGTCATCATCCAGCAGCATCGTGTCCAATTCCGGAAAGATTATCCCGCCGTTGCGATAGATCGCCACGACTTTGGCGTTCCTGACTATCTGGATGTCCCCGAAGAACTTGTTGCGGAAATTGGGTGCTTTCATGACGTCGACGGTGAAGAACAGCTCGCTGTAGTTCCTCATCCTCATGAGAGCGACCTCGTCCGGCAGGATGCATTTGGTTATCTCGTTGGAGATTATCCTGTAGAATCCGGCGATGGTATCGAGGTTTGTATAGGCAAATATGTCCTTGTATTCGGGTTTGAAGTATCTTGTGATCACTTTCTCTGAATTGTACTTGGATGCCGACATGCTCATCAGGAGGTTGGTATCGTCGGATCCGGACGTCACTATGAGGCAATCCGCCCTGAACAGGTCCTCGTTCCTCTGGACCCTGGGGTCTTTGAAGTCCTCCTTCAGAACCAAAGCCTCCGGAATCAGCTTGGTCAGCTCCCTGCACCTGTCAGGATCGTGTTCGACGATGGTGACCAGCCTTTTGATGTCGGACCTATGGATCAGCATTTTGGCCACGTTTACACCGACTATTGACCCCCCTAAGATGGCGAATTCAACCGCCTTATGCTTCACGCCGAGGAACGTGTTGAATTTCTCCAATCCTTTCTCGCTCCCGGCCACGCAGATGCTGTCTCCGACGCGGATCTCCATCATATCCACGTCCAATTCCAGGTCCCCGCCGCGATAGATGCCGAAAATCACGCATTCCGGCGGGAGAGCCAATTCGAGAACCACTTTCCCGACGACGTTGCTGCCCAATTTCACCGAAAAAATGGCGGCTCCGATGCCGAGATGGTCCACGAAATCATAATCGGTGGCATTCTCCAGGACGGCCATCTTGTACATCTTCTCGGCTGTCCTCATCTCCGGCGACATTATCCTGTCGGCATCGATGGACCTGCCCCCCTCCATATCCAGAATATAATCAGGATTGTTGATGGAAGCTATCGTAAGTATATCCTTGTCGAACCTTTTGGCGGCCGTGCATATGAAAAGATTCACGGCATCATCCTTGAGGGTGGATACGATCGCCTCGGCCCTGTGCTTCTCTATGGCTTCCTTGAGTTTGCGAGGGTTGGAGCCATCCTCGTGGAGGACAGAAACGTTGAGATTGTTAGTCACAGCCTGGACTTTGGACGCATCGTTGTCGATCACAAGAACGTCATGGGTGCTCGCTATAGTTTCCGCTGAAACATACCCCACATCCCCTGCGCCGACGATGATGACCCTCATGCGCCTCGATTATAGCGATATTCGTTATAACGTTGTTCATGGATGAGACGTTCTCAATAGCACTTTGTACCTAAGGATTAAGTCCTTCCCATCCATTAAGACGGCATGAGCAACGAGAAAGCGAATCCCGCAGATAAACCGGCTAAATGGAAGGAAGTCGACGAGGATTTCTGGAAGACGAACCGCGAATCCAAAGTGGATCAGGTTGCCGATACCGTCCGCGGAATCATAGAGATGGTCCGCGAGAAGGGGGACGAGGCCCTCATCGAACTGGCCGAGAAATTCGACAAAGTCAGGCTGGAATCCGTGGAAGCCACCCGCGAAGACATCGAAGCCGCATACGACAAGGTCCCCCAGGACATCGTCGATGAGCTCGAGAACGCGGCCTACAACATCCAGCGCTTCCACGAGATGCAGAAGCCGGCAGACATGTGGCTGAGAGAGGTTGAGCCGGGGATAACGCTCGGAGTCAAGACCACGCCCTTGGAGAGGGTCGGATGCTATGTCCCCGGTGGGCGCGCATCCTATCCGAGCACGGTTCTGATGACCGTGATCCCGGCGAAAGTGGCCGGAGTCGACGAGGTCATCTTCTGCACCCCACCCAATCCCAACCCGATAACTCTGGTGGCAGCCGACATCGCAGGCGCCGACGAGATCTATTTCTGCGGCGGGGCCCAGGCAATCGCAGCCATGGCCCTCGGGACCGAGAGCATAGAGCCTGTCCAGAAGATCGTAGGGCCGGGAAACGTGTTCGTGACCAGCGCCAAAATGATGCTCAGGGACAAAGTCGAGATCGACTTCCCCGCCGGGCCGAGCGAAGTCGCCGTGCTGGCCGATTCCTCCGCCGACCCTGAACTGGTTGCATCCGAGCTGGTCGCTCAGGCTGAGCACGACCCTTCTTCCGCCTGCCTCCTGGTCACCACAGACAGATCGCTTCCGGATAAGGCCTGGAAATACATGGAGAAGATGATCATGGAGACCCCCAGAAGGGAGATCATCACCAAAGCCATGGGCAACTCCGGATA
This genomic window contains:
- a CDS encoding NAD-binding protein, translating into MRVIIVGAGDVGYVSAETIASTHDVLVIDNDASKVQAVTNNLNVSVLHEDGSNPRKLKEAIEKHRAEAIVSTLKDDAVNLFICTAAKRFDKDILTIASINNPDYILDMEGGRSIDADRIMSPEMRTAEKMYKMAVLENATDYDFVDHLGIGAAIFSVKLGSNVVGKVVLELALPPECVIFGIYRGGDLELDVDMMEIRVGDSICVAGSEKGLEKFNTFLGVKHKAVEFAILGGSIVGVNVAKMLIHRSDIKRLVTIVEHDPDRCRELTKLIPEALVLKEDFKDPRVQRNEDLFRADCLIVTSGSDDTNLLMSMSASKYNSEKVITRYFKPEYKDIFAYTNLDTIAGFYRIISNEITKCILPDEVALMRMRNYSELFFTVDVMKAPNFRNKFFGDIQIVRNAKVVAIYRNGGIIFPELDTMLLDDDKMVVFTTATNEAELKNTFGKISLPEL
- the hisD gene encoding histidinol dehydrogenase: MSNEKANPADKPAKWKEVDEDFWKTNRESKVDQVADTVRGIIEMVREKGDEALIELAEKFDKVRLESVEATREDIEAAYDKVPQDIVDELENAAYNIQRFHEMQKPADMWLREVEPGITLGVKTTPLERVGCYVPGGRASYPSTVLMTVIPAKVAGVDEVIFCTPPNPNPITLVAADIAGADEIYFCGGAQAIAAMALGTESIEPVQKIVGPGNVFVTSAKMMLRDKVEIDFPAGPSEVAVLADSSADPELVASELVAQAEHDPSSACLLVTTDRSLPDKAWKYMEKMIMETPRREIITKAMGNSGYIVCDELDLAIEVMNGIAPEHLSIQVRDPLDALSKVRNAGSIFVGPYTPVAAGDYASGTNHVLPTAGHAAVSSGLNVAHFMKTSTVQYLSKEGLAAIAQTIEAISTAEGLHAHCESVRIRNREED